One Lycium barbarum isolate Lr01 chromosome 5, ASM1917538v2, whole genome shotgun sequence genomic window carries:
- the LOC132642548 gene encoding uncharacterized protein LOC132642548, with product MLSRMALDELFDLDMALTIPEPEISVCNNNSHMKPMTDVSFAQIVREMPAVDVVGNVCTVCMESFESSVAAKQVACGHVFHSYCLTNWLSLHNSCPLCRFQVTVSQQIPLLLEICGISKGAQGDRLDS from the coding sequence ATGTTAAGCAGAATGGCATTGGATGAACTTTTCGACCTCGACATGGCTTTGACTATACCAGAGCCTGAAATTTCTGTCTGTAACAATAACAGCCACATGAAACCAATGACGGATGTTTCTTTCGCCCAAATTGTTCGTGAAATGCCTGCAGTTGACGTGGTTGGTAACGTTTGTACAGTGTGCATGGAAAGTTTCGAATCGAGTGTTGCTGCCAAACAAGTCGCTTGTGGGCATGTTTTCCATTCATATTGTCTTACCAACTGGCTTTCCCTTCACAACTCTTGCCCTCTTTGCCGGTTTCAAGTCACTGTCAGCCAGCAAATACCTCTATTGTTAGAAATTTGTGGTATCTCAAAAG